A stretch of Branchiostoma lanceolatum isolate klBraLanc5 chromosome 14, klBraLanc5.hap2, whole genome shotgun sequence DNA encodes these proteins:
- the LOC136449076 gene encoding very long chain fatty acid elongase 5-like: MASVLLTPGVVRFAETLRSLKSTPVAVAYLCLVPLSIGWQKSTKPRSLRKTLVVYNLVCSALSLYSFGAFAYGVFVSPSWFHKGEVNALKHVFLLYWVTKNLELWDTIFMVLRHRRRQMSFLHVYHHTSILLLSDFCYHHYPWAAMAVPLGLNSLVHVFLYLYYGLSAAFPDKPLTWKRRVTELQIVQFFIGLVHSSLGYLYHGFCVYGIAYGLSMVALFSNFYYRAYLQKRPVNHSKKTS; encoded by the exons ATGGCGTCCGTGCTGCTGACCCCGGGGGTCGTGAGGTTCGCGGAGACGCTGCGGAGCCTGAAGTCGACGCCGGTCGCCGTGGCGTACCTCTGCCTCGTGCCGCTGTCCATCGGCTGGCAGAAAAGCACCAAGCCAAGGTCGCTCCGCAAG ACCCTGGTGGTGTATAACCTGGTGTGCAGCGCGCTCAGTCTGTACAGTTTCGGGGCGTTTGCGTACGGCGTGTTCGTCAGCCCCTCCTGGTTCCACAAGGGGGAGGTCAACGCCCTGAAGCACGTCTTCCTGCTCTACTGGGTCACCAAGAACCTGGAACTCTGGGATACCATCTTCATG GTGTTGCGGCACCGTCGGCGGCAGATGTCGTTTCTGCACGTGTACCACCACACCTCCATCCTGCTGCTGTCGGACTTCTgctaccaccactacccctgggcCGCCATGGCCGTCCCGCTCGGGCTCAACTCCCTCGTCCACGTCTTCCTCTACCTCTACTACGGGCTGTCCGCAGCCTTCCCCGACAAGCCGCTAACGTGGAAACGCAGGGTGACAGAGCTACAG ATCGTGCAGTTTTTCATCGGGCTGGTGCACAGCAGTCTGGGATACCTGTACCACGGGTTCTGTGTGTACGGCATCGCGTACGGGCTTAGCATGGTCGCACTCTTCAGCAACTTCTACTACAGGGCCTACCTGCAGAAACGGCCTGTCAATCACAGCAAGAAGACAAGCTGA